The stretch of DNA CATTTCCAAACATATTTGTATTTCAAGTCTGTACAAAGTCAACCCTACTTGGAAATCCAATGAAAGACACACATTCACAGGTACCCTATTGCAAAGCTACATTGAGTTGGCTCTGCTCTGAGAGAGATTGCTATTGTCAGTTTTGTATTCATCTGTGACCTTTTTTTCCCTCCCAAGATGATGGAGATAGACATGCATATATTTAATATCGGCATTGGCCCTAATCAGTGTCCAAATTGGCTAcattgacctctctctctctctctctgtatgtatgtctgtctgtctgtctttctctcccctcccattCCACCTCTCTAGCCAATGGAAAATaccatgtcatcctcctcctcctcctcctgtagtTCCAGTGCCCTCTtagccctctccctctcgctggcTTGTATGTAGTTATCCTCTATGaagccatcatcatcatcctcctcatcctccatgTCCATCTCTCCCTGGAGGACAGCAGCAGGGTGGGGGCTCCGTGCCTGTCCCCCATGGTTGTGCATGGAGAAGCCTACCTCCAGGCTGTTGGCGTCACACTGGCTGGCTGTGTCCCCCTCGATCAGCCGGGTGTGACGGTAACTGGCCAGGTAGCGGCGGACCAGCTGGCATTTGGCCAGGACAgcgatgaggagggagagggagatggccgTCACCAGTACTGCTACCAGGTACTGCCAGCTTTTGGAGAAACGGCTCTGACCACCATCCTCACTGCCTGTTGGGAGAGGGGAATAGCTTTTACTGCTCAAATCATTATTAATATGTTCACTGCCAAAACAGAAAAGAACACGTGAGTAAGCGTGACAACAGATAATTGATACTAAGTACATAGAAATTAATTGATATAATGAAGCAGAAGTAAGTTAAAAAACTGAGATCCATACCATTAGTTGTAGTCACTGAGTTAGTTGGAGTTGGGCTGGGATGTTCAATGACCTCTGTTAACAGTTTCCTATGGAATGGTCTTCTGTTTCCTGTCGACGAATCATCAGAGCCATGGTCAAGCTCTTGGTTCCCATTGAGATCCAGGAAGGATATAGTTTGAGCAGAAACAGACAGGGGGGCTTGCAGTATGTTGTGCCCCAGAAACAGCTTCCCTAACCTGGGTAAACCCTGCAGAGCTCCAGCCTCCATGGAGGTCAGTTGGCAACCACTGAGGTCTAGTATCTGCAGGAAGGGCAGGCTGCAGAAGTGGCCTTTCTCCAGCAGAGGGAGGTAGTTTCCTGAGAGATTTAGGTGAACCAGCTGATCCAACCTCTGTAGTTGTCTGAGGTGTTGAGGGTTAGTAAGGTTCAGGTGGTTATGAGAGAGGTCCAGTGCGGTTGCATTGTTCCATATCTCTGTTGGAATATGGGCCAGTTTCCTCCAACTGCAGTTAAATGATGCCTTGTGGAAGAGATGGACAAGATTGGTCAAGCCAACCCTTCCAATTTTGTGGTTGCCATTTTGCAAGAATCAAGAAGAGTTTGGAAAAGAATAAATCAACTTGAGGATTTTCTCCCTAAAACCATTGTATGGGTGAATTGAAAGGGAATTATTAAAATGGTGATGTTAAAATTAATGAGGAAGGTCATTCCACCAATTCAGTACATTTTGAGAAGTGTAACatgttaaaaaaaagaagaagtttgatttcacctaattataatcattctgtcataaagagcacatgttcaatgTCATAAAACccgttttcccatctcaagaggtgaaatttaaaaaaagactCTAGTAAGTGTCTATTAAGTGCCTTTGTAGGACGTCAtcgtcaataagaatttgttcttaactgaattgcctagttaaataaaggtcaaatacatCAAATTAAAAAAAGAGCCAAATAAACAGGGTtcaccgtaacagggttgacggtttcttcttaaatcagccataaatcgtTTTGTtagagggggaatggaagcttctTGTGTGAAACAGGGAATTAAAAAAAAGGTGTACAATTTTTCTTTTTTATATGAGAGAGGTCCAGTGCGGTTGCATTGTTCCATATCTCTGTTGGAATATGGGCCAGTTTCCTCCAACTGCAGTTAAATGATGCCGTGTGGAAGAGATGGACAAGATTGGTCAAGCCAACCTATGGGTaccagggttgacgtgttatgcttgATCTGCTCCGTTTTCCACAACAAAACACCAGGAAATGGCCAAAAGGAGTAGAACCAGCTCATTTGCTTTTAttctatgatttgactattatatgttcaatgtttctttagaaataaatatttaaaaaaggaatagtttctccatattaaaacaagagttcagtgcacataacagggttgaccataaaatgaatcactaatcacatgaaataaatcatcttCAGACATGATTTtgtcaaaacaacaaaataactaaGGCTGTACAATGACAGTGAAATGTGGAGAAATGTTAGGATTAAGGGGGTTCAAATCTTCATAGAGGTGACACAGGGTTGacggagggacatgtcaaaatgaaGTTTTTTTGCACTTTAGCAAGCCTTTATCACATAAGATaaatctgatttattgaattgtccatgtggtctatattaaagaagCACAATCTTGACATATAATTCTAATGTTGATATCCTATAACGAAGTAGACTTGACTCCCAGAGGTAACACTAGTTTACTGTATGATCAACAACAGGAAAAGTGTAGCATAAACAGGAAATTCTCCGTCGTGTCATCCTCGTGTGACTGCTTAGAACTGAACAAAGGGAAGAACATGGGGAGAAGGACAAAGCTGTGTGTGTCTTTCTTACCGTGCCAGTATTGACAGTACACGGGCCAACAATGTGACCGTGAAGTGTGTTCCAACTAACTGTTCCCCAgaaacacaaaaccacacacagacCGGGGCCCCAGGACCCCATGGTTCCCCTACTTCCTGTAGAAATGACAAAgggagaaacacaatacatattaATCAGACTGAAAAGTAAGTCATAACTAGAATTGGACTGCATTTGTGTAGCCATTATAACCTGACTTATGACCTAACTGAAATatacctgaccaggaaaaactacTGGCCCTAAATAACACCAGAATTGGGTTGAAAAACATAAAGCGTTTT from Salvelinus fontinalis isolate EN_2023a chromosome 5, ASM2944872v1, whole genome shotgun sequence encodes:
- the LOC129855538 gene encoding leucine-rich repeat-containing protein 19-like, whose protein sequence is MGSWGPGLCVVLCFWGTVSWNTLHGHIVGPCTVNTGTASFNCSWRKLAHIPTEIWNNATALDLSHNHLNLTNPQHLRQLQRLDQLVHLNLSGNYLPLLEKGHFCSLPFLQILDLSGCQLTSMEAGALQGLPRLGKLFLGHNILQAPLSVSAQTISFLDLNGNQELDHGSDDSSTGNRRPFHRKLLTEVIEHPSPTPTNSVTTTNGSEDGGQSRFSKSWQYLVAVLVTAISLSLLIAVLAKCQLVRRYLASYRHTRLIEGDTASQCDANSLEVGFSMHNHGGQARSPHPAAVLQGEMDMEDEEDDDDGFIEDNYIQASERERAKRALELQEEEEEDDMVFSIG